The following is a genomic window from Variovorax paradoxus.
CAAAGCCGATGCTGTTGAGTGTGTAGATGGTTCGCTCGGGGTGAACCGCGGTCGTGTTCAGCACGATGCGCTTGGGCTTTACCGCAAGCGACGCAATGATCTTGGAGATCTGTACGGGCAGGTACTGCAGGCTGCCCGACGCATACAGCACGTCGCAGCCGCTCGCATCTTCGTAGTTGGTGGTAAAGCTCAATTGCGCGGTTGCCTCGCGCCGCACGGCCAGCTCACGCCCGGTTTGCACCACGCCGGGAACATCGCAAACGGTCCAGCGCAGGTTGTCGGGATAAGGCATCACGCGTTTGAACGCGTAGTACTTGATGCCCACGTGCCCGCCCAGGTCGAACACGCGCGACATGCCCGCGTCGATGGATCTGGAGAGCCAGAAAAGGCCCGGGTAGTCATAGAAATAAATCTGGTGGCTGTAGATTTCCCAGGCTGCTTCGGCGTTGTCGTAGCCCACCGCCTTTGAAGGGGGTGCGCCTGCCTCGGCGGCGGCAAAGCTCTCGAACGAGCCCAGGAAAAGGTTCTCGTCCTGGTTGTCCAGAAACTTCTGCTCGTAGGCGCTGGGGGTCAGCGGCATCAGGCTTGAAAGCATGGGTCGGTCTCCTCTTTGTTGTTGTTGCAGGGCGGCTTTATTCCGCCGCCATCGTGGGCGCGTCGCCGCGCCGCTTGGCCACGCACATCAATGACAACGCACTGGTAGGCGCAGACGGCCGGCGGCCGGACAGCATATTGCCAAGCCGGTACTTCCATTGCGCCGGCCCCACGACGCCGTCGAGCGCCTCGGCGCCTATCTGATGGTTGTGCGGATAGACGTGAACGTCAAACCCCAGAGGTTCCAGCGTGGCCTTGAAGAACTCCTTGGTGACTCCGTCGCCCGGCTGGTGATGAACCTCCGTTGCCAGGCCCCATGATTGCTGGCTGCCCGTCTTGTGAAAGCCGTGCCGAATTGCACGGTACACCCAGAGGCGCGCATCCCACATGAGCTTGGCAATGCCCTTGTAGTCCCACGCGGTGAGTTGCGGATCGTGGTCGGTCACCAGGAGGCCGTGCGGCTTTACGAGCCGGGCACCTTCGCGCAGCACAGCGGCCATGTCGTCGCAGTGGTGCAGCGACGCATTGATGGCGACGATGTCGGCCACGTGCGAGCGAAATGGGGTGTAGGCCGCATCGGCGAGCACCGCCGTATAGCCCAGCTTTGCCGCCAGCTCCAGCGAACCGGGCGCTACATCCACGCCCACCAGGAGCCGGGGTTTTCCGCCTACGGTGGCAAAGATGTTTCCGGGGCCGCAGCCCAGGTCGATGACCACCTTGTCTGTCCAGTCGCCGGCAGCTGCGAGCCACCGGCTTCTGAAATGCGCATCGCGATGGCAAAAATCCAGGTATTCCTGGGCCCATTGCGGATTGCCAAAATAAGTGGCATTGGCGGTAATGGCAGCACTATTTCGGTGCAGTCCGGACTCATAGTAGACCCCGGATTGCTTCAATTTGGCATTTGGCAATAAGATGTCCCGGAACATTTGTAATCCTTCAAAAGTTGCGACAATCTTGAGACAAGTTATTGCGCGAGAATTACATGACTTCCGGGTTCGCAACCGAATTTTTTAATCTGGTTACAAAGTCGGATGATTAATAACAGGGTCTCTTTACCCTGTTTATCCATACATCCTTAGTTCTCGATATTCAGCCGTCGCGTTCACGCCACTGACAGGTGCAGATTCCGCTCCTGAACCGGTGATCGGGGCCAAACCTTCGCGCGCACAGCCCTGGTGCAACGCCGGGCTTCCCTACTCCCCCTCTTGATTGCGCACCGCCAAGCCAGGCAGGCGCTTTGTCATGGTTGCGTCCGAGGGAAACGGGGCGATTGTCTCCCCTGAAAGGGGACGCACCGCTCATGCGCCAGTACGGCGGAATTTTTACATTGGTTCCCCCGCGATCGAGTCGCGGTGCCTGTTTTCACGCAGACGCGGTAGGCGAGTCCACCCTCGACAGCGAGTTACCTACTCGTTTCCGGTGATTAGCTACCCCGTTTGGGCGATATCAGGTAGTACGTCTATGTAACAACTGATTCTGGAGTGTAACTTGACCAACATTTGCCCCCACCGTCTGCGGCAAACACCCTAGGATTGCCCTCGAAATATGACCAAACGTACTACCTCTTTTTACTTTTACTTAATGCATTTTTTCCGTATTCAATCTGCTGCCAAGTATTACCCATTCGAGCTATTCCATGAAACGTCATTCGATTTTTTCGGAGCAATTAGAAGCCCCCCTGTTTTCTCTGGGCGACCTGTTTGTTTCACTGCCGGGTTCGGCAACGGCAGACCGAATTGGTGGCTCGGCGGCATTCGCGCCGAAAAATATGCGGTATTGGAGCCAGTGGGCCGGAGCCGCCGATCAATTGCCGGACACCCCATTTGCCGCAGCCTGGCTCCTGCTGCAAGCGCGCTG
Proteins encoded in this region:
- a CDS encoding TIGR04325 family methyltransferase translates to MLSSLMPLTPSAYEQKFLDNQDENLFLGSFESFAAAEAGAPPSKAVGYDNAEAAWEIYSHQIYFYDYPGLFWLSRSIDAGMSRVFDLGGHVGIKYYAFKRVMPYPDNLRWTVCDVPGVVQTGRELAVRREATAQLSFTTNYEDASGCDVLYASGSLQYLPVQISKIIASLAVKPKRIVLNTTAVHPERTIYTLNSIGFAVCPYRIQHDEELWAELRGAGYKRRDAWRNEGKPIEVPFVEGGDKPYYAGCCFDLAG
- a CDS encoding class I SAM-dependent methyltransferase, with protein sequence MFRDILLPNAKLKQSGVYYESGLHRNSAAITANATYFGNPQWAQEYLDFCHRDAHFRSRWLAAAGDWTDKVVIDLGCGPGNIFATVGGKPRLLVGVDVAPGSLELAAKLGYTAVLADAAYTPFRSHVADIVAINASLHHCDDMAAVLREGARLVKPHGLLVTDHDPQLTAWDYKGIAKLMWDARLWVYRAIRHGFHKTGSQQSWGLATEVHHQPGDGVTKEFFKATLEPLGFDVHVYPHNHQIGAEALDGVVGPAQWKYRLGNMLSGRRPSAPTSALSLMCVAKRRGDAPTMAAE